CGCCGGCACGTTGAGCCCTGCCATCCGCTGGCTCGAAGAGAAGCGCGTGGGGCGCGGGTTCGGAATCGCGATCGTCTTCACGGTCTTCTTCATCCTCGCGCTTCTCGTCGTCGTCCTCACGATCCCGACGCTGGTGTCGCAGGCGGCGGCGCTTCTCAAGAACGAGCCCGCGCTGCGCGCGCGACTCGCGGACCATCTCGCCGGCTCTCCTGTGAGCGCCCCTCTCGCGACTTGGCTTCGCGGCCTCAAGGCCGACGCGCTGACGCACGCCATCAGCGCGACGGCGTTCGCCTTCTCCATACGCGTCTTCGACGTGGTCGCGTACGGGTTGAGCGCTCTCTTCCTCGGGCTCTACATCATCATCGACCGCGATCGGCTCCGAGGGTGGCTCTTCGCCCTCGTCCCCCGCTCGCACCACATCCGCCTCTCTCGCATCATGATCAACCTCGAGACGATCGTCGGCGCGTACATCCGTGGACAGATGGTCACGTGCCTGCTGATGGCACTCTTCGTGTTCGGGCTTCTGAAGGTGTGCGGCGTGGAGAACGCTCTGGCGCTCGCGGCGTTCGCCGGCCTCGCGGACGTGCTGCCCTACATCGGGCCTCTCCTCTCGGTGGGACCGGCGGTCCTCGCGGCACTGTCGCGTGGGCCCGTCGTTACCATCGTCGTTCTCGTCCTCATGCTCGCGTACGAGGAGTTCGAAAGCCGTGTGCTCGTTCCCCGGATCTATGGCAGGGCGCTGCGCCTTCCCTCGTCCGTCGTCCTGTTCGCGCTCCTGGCGGGCGGAACGCTGATGGGGATCCTCGGCGCGCTCCTCGCCCTGCCCGTCGCGGCCGCGGTGATGATGCTCATAGAGGAGCTGCGAGTGGGTCTGCCCGGTGAGCAGGAGCAGCTCGTAGACACGCTCCTGCGCGAAGCCGACGACCGCGGCGAGGAAGAGTACGAACGCAGGACGGCAGGTGTGGGCGCGGAGCAGGCCGCCGCCATCGCCACCGAGATCTCGCGAGACCGGCGGGAGGAAGAGAACCATCCGCCGGAGGCGGCCGGGACGACCATCGAGAACGGGAACGCCAACGGAGATGAGAGGTCGACGACCCCCGCCGATAATAAAGAAGGCAACCAATGAGCACGATCACCCGCACGGGAAACTAGTACGCGGACCCTCCGGCCGGAGCCGCAGGGCCTGTGGGGGCGACTGGAACTACGTTATCCGCAGGCTTGGCCGCCGACGGAGGCGGAGGCGACGACGACTCGGGCTTCTTCTCCGCGCAGGCGGAGAAGCCGATCGTTGCGGCCAAGATCAGAGAGAGCATCATCGACAGATATTTTCGCATCGGTCCCAACTCCTTTCCCCCGGCTTTTATCCGTATTCGCGGATAATGCATCGGTAGCGTCTACAACGCCTTATAACACATGACCAGACAGGAAAATCCTTCTTATATTCTTTTCGCTAAAGCACACCCCGATTTTCCCCAGATGGCCTTTCCCGGCGCCCCCTTCCCGTTCCCCCTACCCTTTGGCATCCGCCGCCTCCATGGCCCGCATCTTCTCCAGCAGACGGACGAGCCCCAAGGTGTCCTGTTTGCAGTATTGCAGTAATGCCGCGCGCAGCCTGGATAGCTCCGCAGGGTCCGCGATGGTTTCCATGCCGAAGTATGCCTCCGACGCCATCGCCCCGTCGCTGATCTCCAAATCTTCGTACGTCATCTCCGGCACGAGGACCGGCAGGACGGATTTCAGGGAGTACGATCCGTTCATCCGCCAGTGGTAGATGTCCCGCCGCTTGAACGGCTCCATCAGGTCGATCATCCCCTCGGTGAACGCGTTCAGGCGCTTCCGGAGCGTCGGAAGAGATTCCCCCAACTCCCTCAGCACCCGTTTCTCGAAACCCATGCTGTAAGCGATCACGCACGCACCGAAGGGGATCTCGCCCACCAACTTTTCCGCAATCTCTTTCCGGGGGTCCACGCCGGGCTGCGCAAGGTATTCGAAGTGCCTTAATCCCCCCCCTTCCGCGTCGATGCGGTGCAGGGAGTATTGGAACGGCACCTGCTGGTACGGCCGGGTCCCGTCGAACAGCGGGATGCCCGAGCCGAACGTCTCGAAGTCGAGGAAGCAGACCGGATACCAGACTTTCTTGAGGAACTCCCTGATCTTGGCGGGATCCGCGTGCGACTTCCTGTCCAAGAAATACTCGGCCTGCATTCTCTGCATCAGGTTCAGCGAATCGAGCGGGACATCCTCCAGCTTGATGACCCCTTGGCGGTACAGCTCCCACTGATCGATCCCACGCCCCCGCAGGGAGAAGACGGAATCCTCGGGCACGTGCTGCCAGCAGAAGTCCATGAAGTCGCAATCGTACGGGTCACTGCAGTGGGGCCCGATGTCGATCTCCGGCATCTTGCCCCGCAGCATCGCCCGCATCTCGGCAAGCGTGTCGGGGATGGACGCCTGCTTCTCCTTCACGATTCCGGTGATGTCCTGGAGGACGAACAGCTCCTCCGGGACAATGTCCCCGTCCCGCACGTAGCTGTTGTTGATGTGCACAAGATACGCCTTGTTGATGGGGAGCCCGCACCCGGAGAGGACGTAATACTGGACCGCGACGTCGTCCCAGTAATGCTCCTTCACGGAGGTGGAGCTCTTCACTTCGTACAGGTCCCAGTAGCCGCGGTTCCGGACGATGATGTCCGCCTTCACGAAGACGTCGTTATAGGAGAAGGTCGCTTCGTAGATGGCCTTCGTCCCGCGGTCGATCTCCTCGCGGGTCTTCGCCAGCTGCTCGTCCTTGGTCAGCCCGTCGAAGGGTACGATCCCGCCCCCGGGGAACAACATGTGGGCGAAATCGCCGACCTCGTGCCCGCTTTTCCACCGCGCCTCGAGCTCCGATGACGGTTCGCCCCGGAGTTCCGGCTGATATTTATGGAGATACAGGGATTTGTGGCACTGGAGCCCACGGGTGTAGAGCGACTTGCTCAGGTAGGCGGCTCTTACCAACTAACCTTTCCACCTCCCGTGGTGTACGATCTCCTGGAGCTTTTCCGGTTCCACGGGCCTGTTCAGATATTTACGTACGCTTCTTCTGGTCCTGATCGCTTCGAGAGCATCCATTACCGTCTCCCCTCCTCCATAGACAACGAATGCCCACGACCTTGAAACCGTCCGGGATGGGAATCTTCGTGCAGAGTCGAGCGTAGCAGAATTACGCCACGTTTCCTCAAATCCTTGAGGACATCCTCGAATGCCAAATCCGGTTCGAAACCGCTGCGCCCTTCCTCTTCTCTAATACACATGACTCGGAACGGGAAAGCGACGGCCACGCTGGGTTTCGTCCTCTCGGCGATCGCAATAACGGCCGCAATGGGGGCAGGCGCCGGAACGCGCCTTGCGTTGTGGGATTTCCGGCAGGGATTCAGGATCCTGAACTGGGCCGCCTATTTCGGGATTGCGGGAACGGTGCTGTCCCTCGTGGGAGCGATCCTGGGACGTCCGGGAAAAGGACGGCGCGGATTCCTGCTGGCCGTTGCGGGGGTCGTCCTTGGAGCGCTCGCGTTCGGGGTGCCGGGGAACTCGTACCGGATCGCGAAACGGGTCCCGATGATCCACGACATCACGACGGACACGGAGAACCCGCCCATATTCGTATCCGTTCTTGCGCTCCGGAAGGACGCACCGAATTCCGCGATCTACGGCGGGCCGGAGATCGCGGCGCAGCAGCACGCTGCCTATCCTGACATCCGCCCGCTCGTTTCAGATATTCCGCCGGAACAGACATATGAACGTGCCCGCTCCGTTGCAAGGCAGATGTGTTGGAAAATCGTGGACGAAAACCAGGCGGAGGGACGGATCGAGGCGACAGCCACCACCCGGTGGTTCGGCTTCAAGGATGACGTCGTCATCCGCATCGTCCCGACCGCGGACAACGGGAGCCGTGTCGACATCCGCTCGGTCTCCCGCGTGGGACGAAGCGACGTGGGCACAAACGCCCGCCGGATACGGGCTTTCCTGAAGAAGTTCGCCGAGGGGTCGAAGACGGGCGGATAGCTCGATCCGACAACAACCGGATCGTGCTTCTCTTACACATGTCGCTTACTCTTCCGGGACCTCGAGCAACCGCTCGCTCCGCCACACGCGGATGACCCTGACTCGGACCGGATCGACACGGTAGACCACTCGAAACGGCGACACGATGACTTCCCGTAGGAACTCGACGCCAAATTCGGGGACAACGCGCCCCGCCAGAGGGAAGCGCCCCAGTTTCTCGATGTTCCTGAAGATCTCTTGAAGGAACCGTTCCGCAGCCTCAGGAGCGGAAAGTTCGCGGTAATGACGCCGGATCTCTTCCAGATCGGCGACGGCGGAGCCGGAGAATGAAATGACCACCGGCCCGGCGGTGCGCTTCAAGACAGTCCCAGTCGCTTCCGTACATCGGCCAGTGACAATTCCCGGCCGGCCTCAAGGTCCATCATCCCTTGTACAACAGCCTTCATGAATGCCTGCTCTTCCTGTCGGACCTCGAAGTCGGCGAGAGACTGAACGACCGCGACCCCACGCCCACGTGCGGTCAACAGGAGAGGGCGATGCTTCTCCGATACCCGCCGGACCACCTTCCCGGGGTTGATCTTGAGATCGCTGATCGGAACCACGTCCTCGGAGAACTTTACGCCCATGGCACCCTCCACAGCACCTGTTAACAGGTGCTTCCAAGAGCACATCTTATCACGTCACCCCGGTAAATGAGCGAGCTTGAGAAAACGGACATCCAACGTATGGATGCAAAGGTTACATTGGACTTCCCTTTCCGCACGATCTCCTGGCGCCTGTTACTCGAGCCATGCCGGGCAATCCCCCTTTACCAGGCCCTACCGTTGGTAAAGACATCTTACCGGAACGCCCTCGCAGGCAAGGCGCAGGGAACGCGTCTCAGTTTCGAGTCGCCGGCGCTGCTGATCAAGGTGCTGGCCGGACGACGCTGGGATCTGCTCCAGGTGATGGCCGGCGCCGGGCCGATGACGATCCGGGAGGCGGCACGGCGCATGAAGCGTGATGTCAAGGGCGTTCACACCGATGTCCACACGCTGTTTGCGGCCGGGCTGTTGCGAAAAACCGATGACAACCGGATTCTCTTCCCCTACGACGCAATCCACGTGGATTTCACGCTGCGGGCGGCGTGAACGAACGAAAAAGATAAATTCCACGATCCATGGTGCAGGCGCGTTTCTTCCGGCAATCCCTGAGAGCTTCCAGCGCCACATCGAGTCCTATTTTTGAGTTGACCATAGGCAGTCGATTATGCCCTTCGAAAGTCTTTCACTCATCCAGACGGGCAACCCTTCCAGGAATGCATGAAGATCCTTAATGCCGATAATTTGTACCCTTCCAACCCTTTCTTTAACCTGCACATCGGCGTCCGTGAACACAATCACCGGTTGAGGTCTCAGAGCACAGACCCCTTTTTCCGCGAGTAGATCCTGGACAAAGTAGCTCTGTGCCCAGGCTCGTTTGACAAATTCATTCTCAAAGGGATGTCCATCCGACAATAACTTCTCCCCATTATTCGTCACAACGCCTTTATGGCTTTTCGTCTCGATCGTCAGAATCCCCTTTGGCCCGACCACGATGTAATCTATGGTTCCCTTTTTCGTCACGAAATCGTTCATCACAAAATAATTTTTCGGCAGCGCTTCCAACAAACCACCGACGCTCTCTTCCACTGCCGCCCCTTGTTTCCAAGTAATCGCACGATCTGTAAACTTATCAGCCTTATCACCCATTGCTTCCGCCCAATGGTAAATTTTCACACTAACGATCGCCATGACGGTGAGACCGAGCGATGCGATTGCCTGGTTGCTCCCCATGTACCGGTAGATCCCTCCGATGGAGAGGAAGAGGAAGAATAACCCGATCGCTAAATGTGAATACGTCATCTTCCGGGCGCCAAGCCCGGCCTTCGGATGCGTCACAGCTCCCTTCGCGTTGGGAAAGTCAGACATGGGTTTTACCCTTCAATAATCCATCCAAAGTCGACCAGGTCACACTGCCACTTCCTTGGGAAAAAACCTTCGGTAAATTGGGTACATACCAATGGCTACCTAAAAATAAAGTCCCTAGACGCCTTTTCGGCATCATCGGCTGGAAAGTTTAACGGGAAAGTAGACCTTCGGGGAGGAGAACGGTGGCAAGAAACCACAGCGGCCTGCCTCCCATCGCCGCAATGTCGTTCGAGTTGACGAAGATCGTATAGGTTTCGATGTCCTCGGCGACGAATGTAACCGGATCAGTCTTTCGAGGATTTCGACAGGCGGGACTACGACACTTGGCTTTCCTTCCCGAAATGCTCTTCCAGCGTGGAGCAGATCCGGTCCGGCTTCCGGTAGAATAACGAAAAACGAAGGTCTATGGCCTGGGGAAACTGCTCATACAATCGGCGCGCCACCTCGTCGGGCCGCTTGATCGGCTCCCATCGGGCATTCGTCTTCGGACGTACGAACCGCCCGCTCAGCAGGAGCCGGAAAAACATCAAGTCGCACAACATCCCCTCCAGCCATGGAGTCCAGCTTTCGTATCCGGCGATC
The DNA window shown above is from Deltaproteobacteria bacterium and carries:
- a CDS encoding AI-2E family transporter, whose amino-acid sequence is MALVLVVASLWLLIQLWPVLLVVVVALLVAGTLSPAIRWLEEKRVGRGFGIAIVFTVFFILALLVVVLTIPTLVSQAAALLKNEPALRARLADHLAGSPVSAPLATWLRGLKADALTHAISATAFAFSIRVFDVVAYGLSALFLGLYIIIDRDRLRGWLFALVPRSHHIRLSRIMINLETIVGAYIRGQMVTCLLMALFVFGLLKVCGVENALALAAFAGLADVLPYIGPLLSVGPAVLAALSRGPVVTIVVLVLMLAYEEFESRVLVPRIYGRALRLPSSVVLFALLAGGTLMGILGALLALPVAAAVMMLIEELRVGLPGEQEQLVDTLLREADDRGEEEYERRTAGVGAEQAAAIATEISRDRREEENHPPEAAGTTIENGNANGDERSTTPADNKEGNQ
- a CDS encoding DUF2779 domain-containing protein → MVRAAYLSKSLYTRGLQCHKSLYLHKYQPELRGEPSSELEARWKSGHEVGDFAHMLFPGGGIVPFDGLTKDEQLAKTREEIDRGTKAIYEATFSYNDVFVKADIIVRNRGYWDLYEVKSSTSVKEHYWDDVAVQYYVLSGCGLPINKAYLVHINNSYVRDGDIVPEELFVLQDITGIVKEKQASIPDTLAEMRAMLRGKMPEIDIGPHCSDPYDCDFMDFCWQHVPEDSVFSLRGRGIDQWELYRQGVIKLEDVPLDSLNLMQRMQAEYFLDRKSHADPAKIREFLKKVWYPVCFLDFETFGSGIPLFDGTRPYQQVPFQYSLHRIDAEGGGLRHFEYLAQPGVDPRKEIAEKLVGEIPFGACVIAYSMGFEKRVLRELGESLPTLRKRLNAFTEGMIDLMEPFKRRDIYHWRMNGSYSLKSVLPVLVPEMTYEDLEISDGAMASEAYFGMETIADPAELSRLRAALLQYCKQDTLGLVRLLEKMRAMEAADAKG
- a CDS encoding nitroreductase family protein, translating into MDALEAIRTRRSVRKYLNRPVEPEKLQEIVHHGRWKG
- a CDS encoding DUF1499 domain-containing protein, whose translation is MTRNGKATATLGFVLSAIAITAAMGAGAGTRLALWDFRQGFRILNWAAYFGIAGTVLSLVGAILGRPGKGRRGFLLAVAGVVLGALAFGVPGNSYRIAKRVPMIHDITTDTENPPIFVSVLALRKDAPNSAIYGGPEIAAQQHAAYPDIRPLVSDIPPEQTYERARSVARQMCWKIVDENQAEGRIEATATTRWFGFKDDVVIRIVPTADNGSRVDIRSVSRVGRSDVGTNARRIRAFLKKFAEGSKTGG
- a CDS encoding type II toxin-antitoxin system RelE/ParE family toxin, encoding MKRTAGPVVISFSGSAVADLEEIRRHYRELSAPEAAERFLQEIFRNIEKLGRFPLAGRVVPEFGVEFLREVIVSPFRVVYRVDPVRVRVIRVWRSERLLEVPEE
- a CDS encoding type II toxin-antitoxin system Phd/YefM family antitoxin gives rise to the protein MGVKFSEDVVPISDLKINPGKVVRRVSEKHRPLLLTARGRGVAVVQSLADFEVRQEEQAFMKAVVQGMMDLEAGRELSLADVRKRLGLS
- a CDS encoding transcriptional regulator, producing MVKTSYRNALAGKAQGTRLSFESPALLIKVLAGRRWDLLQVMAGAGPMTIREAARRMKRDVKGVHTDVHTLFAAGLLRKTDDNRILFPYDAIHVDFTLRAA
- a CDS encoding NERD domain-containing protein; translation: MSDFPNAKGAVTHPKAGLGARKMTYSHLAIGLFFLFLSIGGIYRYMGSNQAIASLGLTVMAIVSVKIYHWAEAMGDKADKFTDRAITWKQGAAVEESVGGLLEALPKNYFVMNDFVTKKGTIDYIVVGPKGILTIETKSHKGVVTNNGEKLLSDGHPFENEFVKRAWAQSYFVQDLLAEKGVCALRPQPVIVFTDADVQVKERVGRVQIIGIKDLHAFLEGLPVWMSERLSKGIIDCLWSTQK
- a CDS encoding AIR synthase related protein, producing the protein MSGRKAKCRSPACRNPRKTDPVTFVAEDIETYTIFVNSNDIAAMGGRPLWFLATVLLPEGLLSR